In Mycobacterium stomatepiae, the following are encoded in one genomic region:
- the dprA gene encoding DNA-processing protein DprA — protein MTAVFDDPSWPAWAYLSRVAEPPCPELAALVRRVGPVEAADRVGRGLVSDELARSTAARREIDSAATDLELLARRGGRLITPDCPEWPLVAFSAFGGAAARPRGAPPLVLWALGPARLDEVTQRAAAVVGTRVATAYGEQVAADLAAGLAERDVAVVSGGAYGIDGVAHRAALASDGITVAVLASGIDIPYPAGHSALLHRIGQHGLLISEYPPGLTPARHRFLTRNRLVAALAGAAVVVEAGLRSGAANTAAWARALGRMVAAVPGPVTSSASVGCHVLLRNGAELVTRADDIVELVGRIGELAVEEPRPATALDGLGEAERQVYEALPGRGAATVDEIAVGSGLMPEQVLGPLAILEVAGLAERDGGCWRIVRTRDRAGEVRMRAT, from the coding sequence ATGACCGCGGTGTTCGACGATCCCAGCTGGCCGGCGTGGGCGTACCTGTCGCGAGTGGCCGAGCCGCCGTGCCCGGAACTCGCCGCCCTGGTGCGCCGCGTCGGCCCGGTCGAGGCGGCCGACCGGGTCGGGCGCGGACTGGTCAGTGACGAGCTGGCGCGGAGCACCGCGGCTAGGCGGGAAATAGACTCCGCTGCAACCGATCTCGAGTTGCTCGCCCGGCGCGGCGGACGGTTGATCACCCCCGATTGCCCGGAGTGGCCGCTGGTCGCGTTCTCGGCATTCGGCGGTGCCGCGGCCAGGCCTCGCGGCGCGCCGCCGCTGGTGTTGTGGGCGCTGGGTCCCGCGCGCCTGGACGAGGTGACCCAACGCGCGGCCGCGGTGGTGGGCACCCGCGTCGCCACCGCTTACGGCGAGCAGGTGGCCGCCGATCTGGCGGCGGGCCTGGCCGAGCGCGACGTCGCTGTGGTCTCCGGCGGCGCCTACGGGATCGACGGGGTGGCCCATCGTGCGGCGCTGGCGAGCGACGGAATCACCGTGGCGGTGCTGGCCAGCGGGATCGATATCCCATATCCGGCAGGGCATTCCGCCCTGCTGCACCGCATCGGTCAGCACGGCCTGCTGATCAGCGAATACCCGCCCGGACTTACCCCGGCTCGGCACCGGTTTCTGACCCGCAATCGCCTGGTCGCCGCACTCGCGGGGGCCGCCGTGGTGGTGGAGGCGGGGCTGCGCAGCGGCGCCGCGAACACCGCGGCTTGGGCGCGGGCGTTGGGCCGGATGGTGGCCGCGGTGCCCGGACCGGTCACATCGTCCGCGTCGGTGGGTTGTCACGTGCTGTTGCGCAACGGGGCCGAGCTGGTCACTCGGGCCGACGACATCGTCGAACTCGTCGGCCGCATCGGTGAACTCGCCGTCGAAGAACCTCGGCCCGCGACGGCGTTGGACGGGCTGGGCGAGGCCGAACGTCAGGTGTACGAGGCGTTACCCGGTCGCGGCGCTGCAACGGTCGACGAGATCGCGGTCGGCTCCGGGCTGATGCCCGAGCAGGTGCTCGGACCGCTGGCGATTCTCGAGGTGGCCGGGTTGGCCGAGCGTGACGGTGGGTGCTGGCGAATCGTGCGCACCCGCGACCGAGCGGGGGAGGTGCGGATGCGAGCTACGTGA
- a CDS encoding YifB family Mg chelatase-like AAA ATPase, with the protein MALGRAFSVAVRGLDGHIVEIEADITSGLPGVHLVGLPDAALQESRDRVRAAVTNCGNDWPQARLTLALSPATLPKMGSVYDIALAAAVLSAQRKNPWERLEKAVLLGELSLDGRVRPVRGVLPAVLAAKREGWPTVVVPVDNLAEASLIDGIDVWGVRTLRQLQGWLGGSVRLDERISPAATDPEPAGDLADVVGQAQARFAVEVAAAGAHHLMLTGPPGIGKTMLAQRLPGLLPRLTDSEALEVTAIHSVAGLLSGDTPLITRPPFVAPHHSSSVAALVGGGSGMARPGAVSRAHRGVLFLDECAEISLSALEALRTPLEDGLIRLARRDGVACYPARFQLVLAANLCPCAPADPQDCMCPAATKRRYLGKLSGPLLDRVDLRVQMHAVRTGAFAVADGESSAQVRQRVAQARDTAAQRWRPHGISTNAEVSGTLLRRKFRPGSKAMDPLRLAVERGLLSIRGLDRTLRVAWSLADLAGRSVPGLDEVAAALSFRQLEAQR; encoded by the coding sequence ATGGCGCTGGGTCGCGCGTTCTCAGTCGCGGTGCGCGGACTCGACGGTCACATCGTGGAGATCGAGGCCGATATCACCTCGGGGCTACCCGGTGTCCACCTCGTCGGACTGCCCGACGCCGCGTTGCAGGAGTCGCGCGATCGGGTGCGGGCGGCGGTGACCAACTGCGGAAACGACTGGCCGCAGGCCAGACTCACGCTCGCGCTGTCTCCGGCGACGCTGCCGAAAATGGGCTCGGTCTACGACATCGCGCTGGCAGCGGCCGTGCTCTCGGCACAGCGCAAGAATCCGTGGGAACGCCTGGAGAAGGCGGTGTTGCTGGGCGAGCTGTCGTTGGACGGCCGGGTGCGGCCGGTGCGCGGGGTGCTGCCCGCGGTGCTGGCCGCCAAACGTGAGGGCTGGCCCACCGTCGTCGTCCCGGTGGACAACCTGGCCGAGGCCAGCCTGATCGACGGGATCGACGTCTGGGGCGTGCGCACGCTAAGACAACTGCAGGGCTGGCTCGGTGGGTCGGTCCGGTTGGACGAGCGGATCAGCCCGGCTGCGACAGACCCGGAGCCGGCGGGTGATCTGGCCGACGTCGTGGGGCAGGCGCAGGCACGTTTCGCGGTCGAGGTCGCCGCCGCCGGGGCGCATCACCTGATGCTGACCGGGCCGCCGGGCATCGGCAAAACCATGCTCGCGCAGCGTCTTCCGGGATTGCTGCCCCGCCTGACCGACAGTGAGGCGCTGGAGGTCACTGCGATTCATTCGGTGGCCGGGTTGTTGTCCGGGGACACGCCGCTGATCACCCGGCCGCCGTTCGTGGCGCCCCACCACAGTTCCAGCGTTGCCGCACTCGTCGGCGGAGGCTCGGGAATGGCCCGCCCCGGCGCGGTCAGCCGGGCGCATCGCGGAGTGCTGTTCCTCGACGAATGCGCCGAGATCAGCCTCAGCGCGCTCGAGGCATTGCGAACACCGTTGGAAGACGGCTTGATTCGTCTGGCACGCCGCGACGGGGTGGCCTGCTACCCGGCCCGGTTCCAGTTGGTGCTGGCCGCCAACCTGTGCCCGTGCGCGCCGGCCGATCCGCAGGACTGCATGTGTCCGGCCGCAACCAAAAGGCGCTATCTGGGCAAGCTGTCGGGTCCGTTGCTGGATCGGGTGGACCTGCGGGTGCAGATGCATGCGGTGCGCACCGGCGCGTTCGCGGTCGCCGACGGCGAATCGTCCGCGCAGGTGCGCCAGCGGGTGGCCCAGGCCCGCGATACGGCGGCGCAGCGTTGGCGGCCACACGGTATCAGCACCAATGCCGAAGTCAGTGGAACGCTGTTGCGACGAAAGTTCCGGCCCGGCAGCAAGGCAATGGATCCGCTGCGCCTCGCGGTGGAACGCGGGCTGCTCAGCATCCGCGGACTCGATCGCACGTTGCGCGTCGCGTGGAGCCTGGCCGACCTGGCCGGCCGGAGCGTGCCCGGGCTCGACGAGGTGGCCGCCGCACTGAGCTTCCGGCAGCTGGAAGCGCAACGATGA
- a CDS encoding YraN family protein: protein MTTARASEAEKRMTRIELGALGEAHAVAYLARMGLRIVDRNWRSRYGELDVIAADDVTRTVVFVEVKTRTGDGYGGLAQAVTPRKVRRLRRLAGLWLAAQDGRWAAVRIDVIGVRIGRRRMPEISHLQGIG from the coding sequence ATGACGACCGCAAGGGCCTCCGAGGCCGAAAAGAGGATGACCCGCATCGAGCTGGGAGCGCTGGGTGAGGCCCACGCCGTGGCATACCTGGCGCGGATGGGGCTGCGCATCGTGGACCGCAATTGGCGCTCCCGCTACGGCGAACTCGACGTGATCGCCGCCGACGACGTCACCCGCACGGTGGTGTTCGTCGAGGTCAAGACGCGTACCGGGGACGGGTATGGGGGCCTGGCGCAAGCCGTCACGCCCCGCAAGGTCCGGCGGCTGCGCCGGCTGGCGGGGCTCTGGCTGGCCGCTCAGGACGGGCGCTGGGCGGCGGTCCGCATCGATGTGATCGGCGTCCGTATCGGGCGCCGGCGCATGCCGGAGATCTCGCACCTGCAGGGGATCGGCTGA
- the fdhD gene encoding formate dehydrogenase accessory sulfurtransferase FdhD — translation MGNVTARRRATHLNAGQAVTRPETLAVEEPLEIRVNGTPVTVTMRTPGSDIELAQGFLLTEGVIVRRDEVQTIRYCGGRGEGDANTYNVLDVTLAPGVKPPGLDVTRNFYTTSSCGVCGKASLDAVRVISRFSAGDDPVTVTSATLKAMPGQLRSAQKVFDSTGGLHAAALFDADGTMLVVREDIGRHNAVDKVVGWAVEHERIPLTGAVLLVSGRASFEITQKAVLAGIPVLAAVSAPSSLAVSLADESGLTLVAFLRADSMNVYSRADRIT, via the coding sequence GTGGGGAACGTAACCGCGCGCCGCCGCGCGACGCACCTCAACGCGGGTCAGGCGGTCACCCGGCCCGAAACGCTGGCCGTGGAGGAGCCGCTGGAGATCCGGGTCAACGGCACGCCGGTCACCGTGACGATGCGGACCCCCGGCTCGGATATTGAACTCGCACAAGGCTTTCTGCTCACCGAGGGCGTGATCGTGCGCCGCGACGAGGTGCAGACCATCCGCTACTGCGGCGGCCGCGGCGAGGGCGACGCCAACACCTACAACGTGCTGGACGTGACGCTGGCCCCCGGGGTGAAACCACCCGGCCTCGACGTCACCCGCAACTTCTACACCACTTCCTCGTGCGGGGTCTGCGGCAAGGCGTCGCTGGACGCCGTCCGGGTGATCAGCCGCTTCTCGGCGGGCGACGATCCCGTCACCGTGACATCCGCCACACTCAAGGCGATGCCCGGCCAACTGCGCAGCGCCCAAAAGGTTTTCGACAGCACCGGCGGACTGCACGCAGCGGCGCTGTTCGACGCCGACGGCACGATGCTGGTGGTCCGCGAGGACATCGGTCGGCACAACGCCGTCGACAAGGTGGTCGGGTGGGCGGTCGAGCACGAGCGGATACCGCTGACGGGTGCGGTGCTGTTGGTTAGCGGCCGGGCGTCGTTCGAGATCACCCAGAAGGCGGTGTTGGCGGGGATTCCGGTGCTGGCCGCGGTGTCCGCACCGTCGTCACTGGCGGTGTCGCTGGCCGACGAGTCCGGGCTCACGCTGGTCGCGTTCCTGCGTGCCGACTCGATGAACGTGTACAGCCGCGCGGACCGGATCACCTAG
- a CDS encoding DUF2469 domain-containing protein codes for MSAEDLEKYETEMELSLYREYKDIVGQFSYVVETERRFYLANSVEMVPRNADGEVYFELRLSDAWVWDMYRPARFVKQVRVVTFKDVNIEEVEKPELRLPE; via the coding sequence ATGAGTGCCGAAGATCTCGAAAAGTACGAAACCGAGATGGAGCTCTCGCTCTACCGCGAATACAAAGACATCGTCGGCCAGTTCAGCTACGTCGTGGAAACCGAACGACGCTTCTACCTGGCCAACAGCGTCGAAATGGTGCCGCGCAACGCCGACGGCGAGGTCTACTTCGAGCTGCGGCTGTCCGACGCCTGGGTGTGGGACATGTACCGGCCGGCCAGGTTCGTCAAGCAGGTGCGGGTGGTCACCTTCAAAGACGTCAACATCGAAGAGGTCGAGAAGCCCGAACTGCGGCTCCCCGAATAG
- the lepB gene encoding signal peptidase I: protein MTDSTDSPEPPPEAGQSEPKVSTRAPDVPLTGGAEADEPGAPSEPDAGESDPEASDEPEPKKKSALRELTILAVTAIVLYYVMLTFVARPYLIPSESMEPTLHGCSGCVGDRIMVDKLTYRFGSPHPGDVIVFKGPPNWNTGYKSIRSTNTALRWVQNGLSFIGFVPPDENDLVKRVIAVGGQTVQCRADTGLTVDGKPLKEPYLKPATMMADPAVYPCLGSEFGPVTVPDGRLWVMGDNRTHSADSRAHCTSTPTDALKGILCTGDPSSGTVPVDNVIGKARFIVWPPTRWGGVGSVNPQQGQ from the coding sequence GTGACGGATTCCACGGACTCACCCGAGCCCCCGCCCGAGGCTGGTCAGTCGGAGCCGAAGGTCTCCACTCGCGCCCCGGACGTGCCCTTGACCGGAGGGGCCGAAGCCGACGAGCCCGGCGCCCCGTCCGAACCCGACGCCGGGGAGTCCGACCCGGAAGCGTCCGACGAGCCGGAACCCAAGAAGAAGTCGGCGCTGCGCGAGCTGACGATTCTGGCGGTGACCGCGATCGTCCTCTACTACGTCATGTTGACGTTCGTCGCCCGTCCGTACCTGATTCCGTCGGAGTCGATGGAGCCCACGTTGCACGGCTGTTCGGGTTGTGTGGGCGACCGGATCATGGTCGACAAGCTCACCTACCGCTTCGGCTCGCCGCATCCCGGCGACGTCATCGTCTTCAAGGGCCCGCCGAACTGGAATACCGGATACAAGTCGATCCGTTCCACCAACACCGCGCTGCGCTGGGTCCAGAACGGGCTGTCGTTCATCGGATTCGTGCCCCCGGACGAGAACGATCTGGTGAAGCGGGTTATCGCGGTCGGCGGGCAGACCGTGCAGTGCCGAGCCGACACCGGGCTGACGGTCGACGGCAAGCCGCTCAAGGAGCCGTACCTGAAGCCGGCCACGATGATGGCCGACCCGGCGGTGTACCCGTGCCTGGGCAGTGAGTTCGGGCCGGTCACCGTCCCGGACGGACGGTTGTGGGTGATGGGTGACAACCGCACCCATTCGGCGGACTCGCGCGCCCACTGCACCAGCACCCCGACCGACGCGCTCAAAGGCATTCTGTGCACCGGCGATCCGAGCTCGGGGACGGTGCCGGTCGACAACGTCATCGGCAAGGCCAGGTTCATCGTCTGGCCGCCGACGCGATGGGGTGGCGTGGGTTCGGTGAACCCACAGCAAGGCCAGTAG
- the rplS gene encoding 50S ribosomal protein L19: MNRLDFVDQASLRDDIPAFSPGDTINVHVKVIEGAKERIQVFKGVVIRRQGGGIRETFTVRKESYGVGVERTFPVHSPTIDHIEVVTRGDVRRAKLYYLRELRGKKAKIKEKR; this comes from the coding sequence ATGAACAGGCTGGACTTCGTCGATCAGGCGTCGCTGCGCGACGACATCCCGGCCTTCAGCCCGGGCGACACCATCAACGTGCATGTCAAGGTCATCGAGGGCGCCAAGGAGCGTATCCAGGTGTTCAAGGGTGTGGTGATCCGCCGGCAGGGCGGTGGCATCCGCGAGACCTTCACGGTGCGCAAGGAGAGCTACGGCGTCGGCGTCGAGCGGACCTTCCCGGTGCACTCGCCGACCATCGACCACATCGAGGTGGTGACCCGTGGCGACGTCCGCCGCGCCAAGCTCTACTACCTGCGCGAACTCCGCGGCAAGAAGGCCAAGATCAAGGAAAAGCGCTGA
- a CDS encoding serine hydrolase, whose product MRVRPHNALAAFAAVTLVLAGCDEARLAEKPQTKVSSTSADTPDHQPQLIQLLLDTVDTPGLAAAPQVVQTSFGGLQARIQQATDQAAAAGATLSVGILDRKTHELISNGNTQIIGTASVAKLFIADDLLLQEAQGKTTLSPDDRQALDLMLQSSDDGAAERFWGQDGGDNIITQVANRYGLTSTTPPSDGRWWNTMSSLTDLIRYYDELLDGTGGLSEDRAKVIVNDLARSTPTGIDGYPQRFGIPDGLFAEPVAVKQGWMCCIGTEWMHLSTGVVGSDRRYIVVVESLQSSDDTTARDTITRAVKTMFPNGRIGSNSV is encoded by the coding sequence ATGCGGGTACGCCCCCACAACGCACTCGCCGCCTTCGCGGCGGTGACGCTGGTGCTGGCGGGGTGCGACGAGGCACGGCTCGCGGAAAAACCCCAGACGAAGGTATCCAGCACGTCCGCGGACACGCCCGATCACCAGCCGCAACTCATTCAGCTGCTGCTGGACACCGTCGACACGCCCGGTTTGGCCGCGGCGCCGCAGGTAGTGCAGACCTCATTCGGCGGGCTGCAGGCACGCATTCAGCAGGCGACCGACCAGGCCGCCGCCGCCGGGGCCACGCTCTCGGTGGGCATTCTGGACCGCAAGACCCACGAGCTGATCTCCAACGGCAACACCCAGATCATCGGCACGGCGTCGGTGGCCAAGCTGTTCATCGCCGACGATCTGCTGCTGCAAGAAGCCCAGGGCAAGACCACGCTGTCCCCCGACGATCGTCAGGCACTTGACCTGATGCTGCAGTCGTCCGACGACGGCGCCGCGGAGCGGTTCTGGGGTCAGGATGGTGGTGACAACATCATCACGCAGGTGGCGAACCGCTACGGGCTGACGTCGACCACCCCGCCGTCCGACGGGCGCTGGTGGAACACGATGAGCTCGCTGACCGACCTGATCCGCTATTACGACGAGCTGCTCGACGGCACCGGCGGTCTCTCCGAGGACCGGGCCAAGGTCATCGTCAACGACCTGGCCCGCTCCACCCCGACCGGAATCGACGGGTACCCGCAGCGGTTCGGCATTCCCGACGGTCTGTTCGCGGAGCCGGTGGCCGTCAAGCAGGGCTGGATGTGCTGCATCGGCACCGAGTGGATGCATCTGTCGACCGGCGTGGTGGGATCGGACCGCCGCTACATCGTGGTCGTCGAGTCGCTGCAGTCCTCCGACGACACGACGGCACGCGACACGATCACCCGGGCCGTCAAGACGATGTTCCCCAACGGCCGAATCGGCTCCAACTCCGTCTAG
- the trmD gene encoding tRNA (guanosine(37)-N1)-methyltransferase TrmD, translating into MRIDVVTIFPDYLDALRQSLPGKAIASGLVDLRVHDLRGWTHDVHHSVDDAPYGGGPGMVMRAPVWGEALDEICSGETLLVVPTPAGALFKQATAQRWSAEGHLVFACGRYEGIDHRVVEDAARRMRVEEVSIGDYVLPGGESAAVVMIESVLRLLTGVLGNPASHREDSHSPVLGGLLEGPSYTRPPSWRGLDVPDVLLSGDHARVAAWRREVSLQRTRERRPDLEP; encoded by the coding sequence GTGCGCATAGACGTCGTGACGATTTTTCCGGACTATCTGGACGCGCTGCGGCAATCGTTGCCCGGCAAGGCGATTGCGTCGGGCCTGGTCGATCTGCGGGTTCATGACCTGCGGGGGTGGACGCACGACGTGCACCACTCGGTGGACGACGCGCCCTACGGCGGCGGGCCCGGGATGGTGATGAGAGCGCCGGTGTGGGGTGAGGCGCTGGATGAAATCTGTTCCGGCGAAACGCTGTTGGTCGTCCCCACCCCGGCCGGCGCGCTGTTCAAGCAAGCCACCGCCCAGCGCTGGAGCGCCGAGGGACACCTGGTGTTCGCCTGCGGCCGCTACGAGGGCATCGACCACCGCGTCGTCGAGGATGCCGCGCGCCGGATGCGGGTCGAGGAGGTGTCGATCGGCGACTACGTGCTGCCGGGCGGCGAGTCGGCGGCGGTCGTGATGATCGAATCCGTGCTGCGGCTGCTGACCGGCGTGCTGGGCAATCCCGCGTCGCATCGCGAAGATTCGCACTCGCCGGTGCTGGGCGGCCTGTTGGAGGGGCCCAGCTACACGAGGCCGCCGAGCTGGCGGGGTCTCGACGTCCCCGACGTGCTGCTGTCGGGCGATCACGCGCGTGTCGCGGCCTGGCGCCGGGAGGTTTCGCTGCAACGCACCCGCGAGCGCCGCCCCGATCTCGAGCCCTAG
- the rimM gene encoding ribosome maturation factor RimM (Essential for efficient processing of 16S rRNA), which produces MELLVGRVVKAHGITGEVVVEVHTDDPADRFASGSTLRAKPSRGRGEERSYVVAAAREHGGRLLVRLAGVDDRDAADALRGSLFVVDSDDLPPIDEADTYYDHQLEGLAVRTTAGQDLGVVAVVLHTAAGELLAVHRRDGAETREVLVPFVNAIVTSVSLDDRMVEIDPPEGLLDLG; this is translated from the coding sequence ATGGAGCTGCTCGTCGGGCGCGTCGTCAAAGCACACGGCATCACCGGCGAGGTGGTCGTGGAAGTTCACACCGACGACCCCGCCGATCGGTTCGCGTCGGGTAGCACGTTGCGTGCCAAGCCATCCCGCGGTCGCGGCGAAGAACGCAGCTATGTGGTGGCCGCCGCGCGCGAACACGGCGGCCGGCTGCTGGTGCGGTTGGCCGGAGTGGACGACCGCGATGCCGCCGACGCGTTGCGCGGCAGCCTGTTCGTGGTGGACTCCGACGACCTGCCACCGATCGACGAGGCCGACACCTATTACGACCACCAGCTCGAAGGCCTGGCGGTGCGGACCACCGCGGGACAGGATCTCGGCGTCGTCGCCGTGGTGCTGCACACGGCGGCCGGGGAGTTACTGGCGGTGCACCGACGTGATGGCGCCGAAACCCGGGAAGTGCTGGTGCCGTTCGTGAATGCGATCGTCACCTCGGTGTCGCTGGACGACCGGATGGTCGAAATCGATCCGCCCGAGGGCCTGCTGGATTTGGGGTAG
- a CDS encoding RNA-binding protein: MSTVVVDAVEHLVCGIVDNPDDVRVDLVTSRRGRTVEVHVHPEDLGKVIGRGGRTATALRTLVAGIGGRGIRVDVVDTDQ, translated from the coding sequence ATGAGTACGGTCGTCGTCGACGCTGTCGAGCATTTGGTCTGCGGAATCGTGGACAACCCGGACGATGTCCGGGTGGATCTGGTTACCAGCCGGCGCGGACGCACTGTCGAGGTGCACGTGCACCCCGAGGATCTGGGCAAGGTGATCGGTCGCGGCGGCCGTACCGCGACGGCGTTGCGCACGCTGGTCGCCGGCATCGGTGGCCGCGGTATCCGCGTCGACGTGGTGGACACCGACCAGTAG
- the rpsP gene encoding 30S ribosomal protein S16, with product MSVKIKLTRLGKIRNPQYRIAVADARTRRDGRSIEVIGRYHPKEDPSLIEIDSERAQYWLSVGAQPTEPVVKLLKITGDWQKFKGLPGAEGSLQVAPPKPSKLDLFNAALAEADGGPTTEATKPKKKAPAKKPAKADEAAAEAPAEAEAASETAEAPADAPAES from the coding sequence ATGTCTGTGAAGATCAAGCTGACCCGGCTTGGCAAGATCCGCAACCCCCAGTATCGCATCGCCGTCGCCGACGCTCGCACGCGGCGCGACGGCCGCTCGATCGAGGTGATCGGCCGGTACCACCCCAAGGAAGACCCGAGCCTGATCGAGATCGACTCGGAGCGGGCCCAGTACTGGCTGTCGGTCGGTGCGCAGCCGACCGAACCGGTCGTCAAGCTGCTGAAGATCACCGGCGACTGGCAGAAGTTCAAGGGCCTGCCCGGCGCCGAGGGCAGCCTGCAGGTCGCCCCGCCCAAGCCCAGCAAGCTGGACCTGTTCAACGCCGCGCTGGCCGAGGCCGACGGCGGACCGACCACCGAGGCCACCAAGCCGAAGAAGAAGGCCCCGGCCAAGAAGCCCGCGAAGGCCGACGAGGCCGCCGCGGAGGCCCCGGCCGAAGCTGAAGCCGCCTCCGAAACCGCCGAGGCTCCCGCCGACGCGCCCGCCGAAAGCTGA
- a CDS encoding nuclear transport factor 2 family protein encodes MLRLAEISDRLEIQQLMVDYSTAIDQRRFDDLDKVFTEDAYIDYTALGGIEGHYPEVKKWLSEVLPTFQVYAHMLGNFSVQIDGDKASSRVICFNPMVFPGDSGKPGDQVMFCGLWYDDEFVRTEQGWRMTRRVETKVFQKIV; translated from the coding sequence ATGTTGAGACTGGCCGAAATTTCCGACCGTCTGGAGATCCAGCAGCTGATGGTGGACTATTCCACCGCCATCGACCAGCGGCGATTCGACGATTTGGACAAGGTATTCACCGAAGACGCCTACATCGACTACACGGCGTTGGGCGGCATCGAAGGCCATTACCCGGAGGTCAAGAAATGGCTGTCCGAGGTGCTGCCGACGTTCCAGGTGTACGCGCACATGCTCGGGAATTTCTCGGTCCAGATCGACGGGGACAAGGCGTCCTCCCGGGTGATCTGTTTCAACCCGATGGTCTTTCCCGGCGACTCCGGCAAACCCGGAGACCAGGTGATGTTCTGCGGGCTCTGGTACGACGACGAGTTCGTGCGCACCGAGCAGGGCTGGCGGATGACGCGCCGGGTCGAGACGAAGGTTTTCCAGAAGATCGTGTGA
- a CDS encoding carboxymuconolactone decarboxylase family protein, giving the protein MGERIDYEAVAPRGVKLLGDVHLYVSQSGLSPVLLTAVYLRVSLINGCAYCIDMHSRELRQLGVSNEKIALVPVWQEAGELFDDRERAALAWAETVTLISTTGAPDSAYQAAAAHFDEKELVDLTIAIATMNTYNRLAISFRNTPAALEAKRVAKHAETQGN; this is encoded by the coding sequence ATGGGTGAACGAATCGACTACGAAGCGGTGGCCCCGCGGGGCGTGAAACTACTGGGCGACGTGCATCTCTACGTGAGCCAGTCGGGTCTGTCGCCGGTGCTGCTGACCGCTGTATACCTGCGGGTCTCGCTGATCAACGGCTGCGCCTACTGCATCGACATGCACTCCCGGGAATTGCGCCAATTGGGGGTGTCGAACGAAAAGATCGCGCTGGTTCCGGTGTGGCAGGAGGCCGGCGAGCTGTTCGACGACCGCGAGCGCGCCGCGTTGGCGTGGGCGGAGACGGTCACCCTGATCTCGACCACGGGCGCGCCCGACAGCGCGTACCAGGCCGCGGCCGCGCACTTCGACGAGAAAGAACTGGTTGACCTCACGATCGCCATCGCGACGATGAACACCTATAACCGGTTGGCGATCAGCTTCCGCAACACGCCGGCCGCCTTGGAAGCGAAACGAGTCGCGAAACACGCTGAAACACAAGGAAACTGA